A single region of the Apodemus sylvaticus chromosome 7, mApoSyl1.1, whole genome shotgun sequence genome encodes:
- the Uba7 gene encoding ubiquitin-like modifier-activating enzyme 7 isoform X4, whose protein sequence is MRSYTQGSCEFLKGLGAEVAKNLVLTGVGSLTLYDPHPTCWADLAAQFLLTEESLGRSRAEASQAQLAQLNEAVQISVHKGDITEDLLRGFQVVVLTDSKLEDQLEVGSLCHKYGVYFLMAETRGLVGRVFCDFGEDFTVEDPTEVEPMTAAIQDISQGFPGIVTLRGGTKRHSFYDGDLVVFSDIEGMVELNSHSPQPVHVQKDGSLEIGDTTTFSRYLRGGVVTEIKRPKTVRHKPLDIALLQPRMVAQNSQEEQRAHCLHRAFHALHKFQQLHSRLPKPWDPDDAETVVGLAQDLEPLKGTEESLDETLLRTIALSSAGSLSPMAAILGGVAAQEVLKAVSRKFLPLDQWLYFDALECLPEDEKLLPLPEDCLPRNCRYDGQIAVFGTGLQEKLSHQRYLLQVGAGAIGCEMLKGLALVGLGLRAHGGVVTVADMDHIERSNLSRQFLFRPEDVGRPKAEVAAAAARHLNPDLQVTSQTHPLDPTTEDIYDDSFFSRVDGVVAALDSFQARHYVAARCTHYLKPLLEAGTQGTRGSASVFVPYVTEAYRGPASAASEDAPYPVCTVRHFPSTVEHSLQWAQNEFEELFRQSAETINRYQQTGTSLLDTDRTGTLDLLKQVMGVLRTRPQTWRDCVVWALGHWQLCFRDSIVELLRNFPSDKVLEDGTLFWSGSKMCPQPLQFDPNQDMHFLYVLAAANLYARMHGLLGSQSQPALRKLLKQLLESDSTPQNLFSAELGQEQLKELQETLDDWRKGPPLKPVMFGKDDDSDFIKVHVNFVVAATDLRCQNYGVRPVNHDRIKQIMGRIVPAIVTSTAVVAGLLGLELYKVVSGPRPRGTFRHSYLHLAENYFIRSEPSVPAIQSFHHLEWTCWDCLKVSAGQPEKTLESLLAHLQEEYGLKVEILLYDQALLYSSEWPYEKRAQRLCLRVTELVQQVTGWKPKPGLRVLVLELSCEGEEDEDETAFPPLHYEL, encoded by the exons ATGAGGAGCTATACTCAAGGCAGCTGTGAGTTTCTCAAG GGTCTGGGAGCTGAGGTGGCCAAGAACCTGGTCCTTACCGGTGTAGGCAGCCTCACCCTGTATGATCCTCATCCTACCTGCTGGGCTGACTTGGCTGCTCAG TTTCTCCTCACAGAAGAGAGCTTGGGAAGGAGCAGGGCCGAGGCCTCTCAAGCACAATTAGCTCAGCTCAATGAAGCCGTCCAGATCTCCGTCCACAAAGGCGACATTACTGAGGACCTGCTGCGGGGTTTTCAG GTAGTGGTGCTGACTGACTCCAAGTTAGAGGACCAGCTGGAGGTGGGAAGCTTGTGCCACAAGTATGGAGTCTACTTCCTGATGGCTGAAACCCGGGGCCTTGTGGG GCGGGTGTTCTGTGACTTTGGTGAGGACTTCACTGTTGAGGATCCTACCGAGGTAGAACCCATGACAGCTGCCATCCAGGACATCTCTCAG GGCTTTCCCGGCATTGTCACCCTGAGAGGAGGAACCAAAAGACATTCCTTCTATGATGGGGACTTGGTGGTTTTCTCAGACATTGAAGGCATGGTTGAACTCAACAGTCATTCTCCACAGCCTGTCCATGTGCAGA AAGACGGGTCCTTGGAGATTGGAGATACAACAACTTTCTCCCGTTACTTGAGAGGCGGGGTTGTCACTGAAATCAAGAGACCCAAGACTGTGAGGCAT AAGCCCCTGGACATAGCTCTGCTTCAGCCCCGCATGGTGGCCCAGAATTCTCAGGAAGAACAGCGTGCTCACTGCCTCCACCGAGCCTTCCATGCACTGCACAAGTTCCAGCAACTTCACAGCCGGCTACCCAAGCCCTGGGATCCC GATGACGCAGAGACCGTGGTAGGGCTGGCCCAGGACCTGGAGCCACTAAAAGGGACAGAAGAGTCGCTGGATGAGACTCTACTCCGCACGATTGCCCTGAGTAGTGCTGGAAGTTTAAGCCCCATGGCAGCCATTCTGGGAGGAGTGGCTGCCCAGGAAGTCCTGAAG GCAGTCTCCAGGAAGTTCCTGCCCCTGGATCAGTGGCTGTACTTTGATGCCCTTGAATGTCTTCCAGAAGATGAGAAGCTCCTTCCCCTTCCTGAGGACTGTCTTCCA AGAAACTGCCGATATGATGGGCAAATTGCCGTGTTTGGGACCGGTCTTCAGGAGAAACTGAGCCATCAACGCTACCTCTTG CAGGTGGGTGCTGGTGCCATTGGCTGTGAGATGCTCAAAGGCCTTGCCCTAGTGGGCCTGGGACTTAGGGCTCATGGAGGTGTTGTGACGGTTGCTGACATGGACCACATAGAGCGCTCCAACCTCAGCAGGCAGTTCCTCTTCAGGCCCGAGGACGTTGGC AGGCCCAAGGCAGAGGTGGCCGCAGCAGCAGCCCGTCATCTAAACCCAGACTTACAAGTGACTTCACAGACCCACCCGCTGGATCCCACCACAGAGGACATCTATGATGACAGCTTCTTCTCCAGGGTGGATGGTGTTGTTGCTGCTTTGGACAGCTTCCAGGCCC GGCACTATGTTGCTGCCCGATGCACCCACTATCTGAAACCACTGCTGGAGGCAGGCACCCAGGGAACCCGAGGGAGTGCTTCAGTGTTTGTGCCATATGTGACCGAAGCCTACAGAGGTCCCGCCTCAGCAGCTTCTGAGGACGCTCCCTACCCTGTGTGCACCGTGCGGCACTTCCCCAGCACAGTGGAGCACAGCCTGCAG tGGGCCCAGAATGAATTTGAGGAGCTCTTCAGACAATCTGCCGAGACCATCAACCGCTACCAACA GACAGGCACCTCCCTTTTGGACACGGATAGGACAGGAACACTGGATTTACTGAAGCAAGTGATGGGTGTCCTGAGGACTCGCCCACAGACCTGGCGAGACTGTGTGGTGTGGGCTCTTGGCCACTGGCAACTGTGCTTCCGTGATAGCATCGTGGAGCTGCTGAGAAACTTCCCATCTGACAAA gtgcttgagGATGGAACTCTGTTCTGGTCAGGATCCAAAATGTGTCCACAACCCTTGCAATTTGACCCCAACCAA GACATGCATTTCCTCTATGTACTGGCAGCTGCCAACCTGTATGCACGGATGCATGGGCTGCTTGGTTCACAAAGTCAACCTGCACTCAGGAAACTGCTGAAGCAGCTGCTAGAGTCTGATTCCACGCCCCAGAACCTCTTCTCTGCTGAGCTTG GCCAGGAACAGTTGAAGGAGCTGCAGGAAACCCTGGACGACTGGAGGAAGGGGCCCCCACTGAAGCCTGTGATGTTTGGGAAG GATGATGACAGCGACTTCATCAAAGTACATGTGAACTTTGTGGTAGCAGCAACAGACCTGCGATGTCAGAACTACGGGGTCCGACCAGTTAACCATGATCGG ATCAAGCAAATCATGGGCCGGATTGTCCCAGCCATTGTCACCAGTACAGCAGTTGTAGCAGGCTTGTTGGGCCTGGAGCTGTATAAGGTGGTGAGTGGGCCACGGCCTCGTGGCACCTTTCGTCACAGCTATCTGCATTTGGCTGAAAACTACTTCATACGCTCAGAGCCTTCTGTCCCAGCCATCCAGTCG TTCCATCACCTGGAATGGACCTGTTGGGACTGCCTGAAGGTGTCTGCTGGGCAGCCTGAGAAGACACTGGAATCACTGCTGGCCCATCTCCAG GAAGAATATGGACTGAAGGTGGAGATCCTGCTCTATGACCAGGCCCTGCTCTATTCTTCAGAATGGCCGTATGAGAAGCGGGCCCAGCGCCTGTGCCTCAG GGTGACAGAACTGGTTCAGCAGGTGACCGGCTGGAAGCCCAAGCCTGGGCTGAGGGTTCTGGTGTTGGAGCTGAGCTGTGAAGgcgaggaggacgaggatgaAACGGCCTTCCCGCCTCTGCATTATGAGCTGTGA
- the Uba7 gene encoding ubiquitin-like modifier-activating enzyme 7 isoform X5 produces MAETRGLVGRVFCDFGEDFTVEDPTEVEPMTAAIQDISQGFPGIVTLRGGTKRHSFYDGDLVVFSDIEGMVELNSHSPQPVHVQKDGSLEIGDTTTFSRYLRGGVVTEIKRPKTVRHKPLDIALLQPRMVAQNSQEEQRAHCLHRAFHALHKFQQLHSRLPKPWDPDDAETVVGLAQDLEPLKGTEESLDETLLRTIALSSAGSLSPMAAILGGVAAQEVLKAVSRKFLPLDQWLYFDALECLPEDEKLLPLPEDCLPRNCRYDGQIAVFGTGLQEKLSHQRYLLQVGAGAIGCEMLKGLALVGLGLRAHGGVVTVADMDHIERSNLSRQFLFRPEDVGRPKAEVAAAAARHLNPDLQVTSQTHPLDPTTEDIYDDSFFSRVDGVVAALDSFQARHYVAARCTHYLKPLLEAGTQGTRGSASVFVPYVTEAYRGPASAASEDAPYPVCTVRHFPSTVEHSLQWAQNEFEELFRQSAETINRYQQTGTSLLDTDRTGTLDLLKQVMGVLRTRPQTWRDCVVWALGHWQLCFRDSIVELLRNFPSDKVLEDGTLFWSGSKMCPQPLQFDPNQDMHFLYVLAAANLYARMHGLLGSQSQPALRKLLKQLLESDSTPQNLFSAELGQEQLKELQETLDDWRKGPPLKPVMFGKDDDSDFIKVHVNFVVAATDLRCQNYGVRPVNHDRIKQIMGRIVPAIVTSTAVVAGLLGLELYKVVSGPRPRGTFRHSYLHLAENYFIRSEPSVPAIQSFHHLEWTCWDCLKVSAGQPEKTLESLLAHLQEEYGLKVEILLYDQALLYSSEWPYEKRAQRLCLRVTELVQQVTGWKPKPGLRVLVLELSCEGEEDEDETAFPPLHYEL; encoded by the exons ATGGCTGAAACCCGGGGCCTTGTGGG GCGGGTGTTCTGTGACTTTGGTGAGGACTTCACTGTTGAGGATCCTACCGAGGTAGAACCCATGACAGCTGCCATCCAGGACATCTCTCAG GGCTTTCCCGGCATTGTCACCCTGAGAGGAGGAACCAAAAGACATTCCTTCTATGATGGGGACTTGGTGGTTTTCTCAGACATTGAAGGCATGGTTGAACTCAACAGTCATTCTCCACAGCCTGTCCATGTGCAGA AAGACGGGTCCTTGGAGATTGGAGATACAACAACTTTCTCCCGTTACTTGAGAGGCGGGGTTGTCACTGAAATCAAGAGACCCAAGACTGTGAGGCAT AAGCCCCTGGACATAGCTCTGCTTCAGCCCCGCATGGTGGCCCAGAATTCTCAGGAAGAACAGCGTGCTCACTGCCTCCACCGAGCCTTCCATGCACTGCACAAGTTCCAGCAACTTCACAGCCGGCTACCCAAGCCCTGGGATCCC GATGACGCAGAGACCGTGGTAGGGCTGGCCCAGGACCTGGAGCCACTAAAAGGGACAGAAGAGTCGCTGGATGAGACTCTACTCCGCACGATTGCCCTGAGTAGTGCTGGAAGTTTAAGCCCCATGGCAGCCATTCTGGGAGGAGTGGCTGCCCAGGAAGTCCTGAAG GCAGTCTCCAGGAAGTTCCTGCCCCTGGATCAGTGGCTGTACTTTGATGCCCTTGAATGTCTTCCAGAAGATGAGAAGCTCCTTCCCCTTCCTGAGGACTGTCTTCCA AGAAACTGCCGATATGATGGGCAAATTGCCGTGTTTGGGACCGGTCTTCAGGAGAAACTGAGCCATCAACGCTACCTCTTG CAGGTGGGTGCTGGTGCCATTGGCTGTGAGATGCTCAAAGGCCTTGCCCTAGTGGGCCTGGGACTTAGGGCTCATGGAGGTGTTGTGACGGTTGCTGACATGGACCACATAGAGCGCTCCAACCTCAGCAGGCAGTTCCTCTTCAGGCCCGAGGACGTTGGC AGGCCCAAGGCAGAGGTGGCCGCAGCAGCAGCCCGTCATCTAAACCCAGACTTACAAGTGACTTCACAGACCCACCCGCTGGATCCCACCACAGAGGACATCTATGATGACAGCTTCTTCTCCAGGGTGGATGGTGTTGTTGCTGCTTTGGACAGCTTCCAGGCCC GGCACTATGTTGCTGCCCGATGCACCCACTATCTGAAACCACTGCTGGAGGCAGGCACCCAGGGAACCCGAGGGAGTGCTTCAGTGTTTGTGCCATATGTGACCGAAGCCTACAGAGGTCCCGCCTCAGCAGCTTCTGAGGACGCTCCCTACCCTGTGTGCACCGTGCGGCACTTCCCCAGCACAGTGGAGCACAGCCTGCAG tGGGCCCAGAATGAATTTGAGGAGCTCTTCAGACAATCTGCCGAGACCATCAACCGCTACCAACA GACAGGCACCTCCCTTTTGGACACGGATAGGACAGGAACACTGGATTTACTGAAGCAAGTGATGGGTGTCCTGAGGACTCGCCCACAGACCTGGCGAGACTGTGTGGTGTGGGCTCTTGGCCACTGGCAACTGTGCTTCCGTGATAGCATCGTGGAGCTGCTGAGAAACTTCCCATCTGACAAA gtgcttgagGATGGAACTCTGTTCTGGTCAGGATCCAAAATGTGTCCACAACCCTTGCAATTTGACCCCAACCAA GACATGCATTTCCTCTATGTACTGGCAGCTGCCAACCTGTATGCACGGATGCATGGGCTGCTTGGTTCACAAAGTCAACCTGCACTCAGGAAACTGCTGAAGCAGCTGCTAGAGTCTGATTCCACGCCCCAGAACCTCTTCTCTGCTGAGCTTG GCCAGGAACAGTTGAAGGAGCTGCAGGAAACCCTGGACGACTGGAGGAAGGGGCCCCCACTGAAGCCTGTGATGTTTGGGAAG GATGATGACAGCGACTTCATCAAAGTACATGTGAACTTTGTGGTAGCAGCAACAGACCTGCGATGTCAGAACTACGGGGTCCGACCAGTTAACCATGATCGG ATCAAGCAAATCATGGGCCGGATTGTCCCAGCCATTGTCACCAGTACAGCAGTTGTAGCAGGCTTGTTGGGCCTGGAGCTGTATAAGGTGGTGAGTGGGCCACGGCCTCGTGGCACCTTTCGTCACAGCTATCTGCATTTGGCTGAAAACTACTTCATACGCTCAGAGCCTTCTGTCCCAGCCATCCAGTCG TTCCATCACCTGGAATGGACCTGTTGGGACTGCCTGAAGGTGTCTGCTGGGCAGCCTGAGAAGACACTGGAATCACTGCTGGCCCATCTCCAG GAAGAATATGGACTGAAGGTGGAGATCCTGCTCTATGACCAGGCCCTGCTCTATTCTTCAGAATGGCCGTATGAGAAGCGGGCCCAGCGCCTGTGCCTCAG GGTGACAGAACTGGTTCAGCAGGTGACCGGCTGGAAGCCCAAGCCTGGGCTGAGGGTTCTGGTGTTGGAGCTGAGCTGTGAAGgcgaggaggacgaggatgaAACGGCCTTCCCGCCTCTGCATTATGAGCTGTGA
- the Uba7 gene encoding ubiquitin-like modifier-activating enzyme 7 isoform X2 — MDEELYSRQLYVLGRCAMQRLQEAKVLLCGLQGLGAEVAKNLVLTGVGSLTLYDPHPTCWADLAAQFLLTEESLGRSRAEASQAQLAQLNEAVQISVHKGDITEDLLRGFQVVVLTDSKLEDQLEVGSLCHKYGVYFLMAETRGLVGRVFCDFGEDFTVEDPTEVEPMTAAIQDISQGFPGIVTLRGGTKRHSFYDGDLVVFSDIEGMVELNSHSPQPVHVQKDGSLEIGDTTTFSRYLRGGVVTEIKRPKTVRHKPLDIALLQPRMVAQNSQEEQRAHCLHRAFHALHKFQQLHSRLPKPWDPDDAETVVGLAQDLEPLKGTEESLDETLLRTIALSSAGSLSPMAAILGGVAAQEVLKAVSRKFLPLDQWLYFDALECLPEDEKLLPLPEDCLPRNCRYDGQIAVFGTGLQEKLSHQRYLLVGAGAIGCEMLKGLALVGLGLRAHGGVVTVADMDHIERSNLSRQFLFRPEDVGRPKAEVAAAAARHLNPDLQVTSQTHPLDPTTEDIYDDSFFSRVDGVVAALDSFQARHYVAARCTHYLKPLLEAGTQGTRGSASVFVPYVTEAYRGPASAASEDAPYPVCTVRHFPSTVEHSLQWAQNEFEELFRQSAETINRYQQTGTSLLDTDRTGTLDLLKQVMGVLRTRPQTWRDCVVWALGHWQLCFRDSIVELLRNFPSDKVLEDGTLFWSGSKMCPQPLQFDPNQDMHFLYVLAAANLYARMHGLLGSQSQPALRKLLKQLLESDSTPQNLFSAELGQEQLKELQETLDDWRKGPPLKPVMFGKDDDSDFIKVHVNFVVAATDLRCQNYGVRPVNHDRIKQIMGRIVPAIVTSTAVVAGLLGLELYKVVSGPRPRGTFRHSYLHLAENYFIRSEPSVPAIQSFHHLEWTCWDCLKVSAGQPEKTLESLLAHLQEEYGLKVEILLYDQALLYSSEWPYEKRAQRLCLRVTELVQQVTGWKPKPGLRVLVLELSCEGEEDEDETAFPPLHYEL, encoded by the exons ATGGATGAGGAGCTATACTCAAGGCAGCT GTATGTACTGGGCCGGTGTGCTATGCAGAGGCTCCAAGAAGCCAAAGTCTTGCTATGTGGCCTACAGGGTCTGGGAGCTGAGGTGGCCAAGAACCTGGTCCTTACCGGTGTAGGCAGCCTCACCCTGTATGATCCTCATCCTACCTGCTGGGCTGACTTGGCTGCTCAG TTTCTCCTCACAGAAGAGAGCTTGGGAAGGAGCAGGGCCGAGGCCTCTCAAGCACAATTAGCTCAGCTCAATGAAGCCGTCCAGATCTCCGTCCACAAAGGCGACATTACTGAGGACCTGCTGCGGGGTTTTCAG GTAGTGGTGCTGACTGACTCCAAGTTAGAGGACCAGCTGGAGGTGGGAAGCTTGTGCCACAAGTATGGAGTCTACTTCCTGATGGCTGAAACCCGGGGCCTTGTGGG GCGGGTGTTCTGTGACTTTGGTGAGGACTTCACTGTTGAGGATCCTACCGAGGTAGAACCCATGACAGCTGCCATCCAGGACATCTCTCAG GGCTTTCCCGGCATTGTCACCCTGAGAGGAGGAACCAAAAGACATTCCTTCTATGATGGGGACTTGGTGGTTTTCTCAGACATTGAAGGCATGGTTGAACTCAACAGTCATTCTCCACAGCCTGTCCATGTGCAGA AAGACGGGTCCTTGGAGATTGGAGATACAACAACTTTCTCCCGTTACTTGAGAGGCGGGGTTGTCACTGAAATCAAGAGACCCAAGACTGTGAGGCAT AAGCCCCTGGACATAGCTCTGCTTCAGCCCCGCATGGTGGCCCAGAATTCTCAGGAAGAACAGCGTGCTCACTGCCTCCACCGAGCCTTCCATGCACTGCACAAGTTCCAGCAACTTCACAGCCGGCTACCCAAGCCCTGGGATCCC GATGACGCAGAGACCGTGGTAGGGCTGGCCCAGGACCTGGAGCCACTAAAAGGGACAGAAGAGTCGCTGGATGAGACTCTACTCCGCACGATTGCCCTGAGTAGTGCTGGAAGTTTAAGCCCCATGGCAGCCATTCTGGGAGGAGTGGCTGCCCAGGAAGTCCTGAAG GCAGTCTCCAGGAAGTTCCTGCCCCTGGATCAGTGGCTGTACTTTGATGCCCTTGAATGTCTTCCAGAAGATGAGAAGCTCCTTCCCCTTCCTGAGGACTGTCTTCCA AGAAACTGCCGATATGATGGGCAAATTGCCGTGTTTGGGACCGGTCTTCAGGAGAAACTGAGCCATCAACGCTACCTCTTG GTGGGTGCTGGTGCCATTGGCTGTGAGATGCTCAAAGGCCTTGCCCTAGTGGGCCTGGGACTTAGGGCTCATGGAGGTGTTGTGACGGTTGCTGACATGGACCACATAGAGCGCTCCAACCTCAGCAGGCAGTTCCTCTTCAGGCCCGAGGACGTTGGC AGGCCCAAGGCAGAGGTGGCCGCAGCAGCAGCCCGTCATCTAAACCCAGACTTACAAGTGACTTCACAGACCCACCCGCTGGATCCCACCACAGAGGACATCTATGATGACAGCTTCTTCTCCAGGGTGGATGGTGTTGTTGCTGCTTTGGACAGCTTCCAGGCCC GGCACTATGTTGCTGCCCGATGCACCCACTATCTGAAACCACTGCTGGAGGCAGGCACCCAGGGAACCCGAGGGAGTGCTTCAGTGTTTGTGCCATATGTGACCGAAGCCTACAGAGGTCCCGCCTCAGCAGCTTCTGAGGACGCTCCCTACCCTGTGTGCACCGTGCGGCACTTCCCCAGCACAGTGGAGCACAGCCTGCAG tGGGCCCAGAATGAATTTGAGGAGCTCTTCAGACAATCTGCCGAGACCATCAACCGCTACCAACA GACAGGCACCTCCCTTTTGGACACGGATAGGACAGGAACACTGGATTTACTGAAGCAAGTGATGGGTGTCCTGAGGACTCGCCCACAGACCTGGCGAGACTGTGTGGTGTGGGCTCTTGGCCACTGGCAACTGTGCTTCCGTGATAGCATCGTGGAGCTGCTGAGAAACTTCCCATCTGACAAA gtgcttgagGATGGAACTCTGTTCTGGTCAGGATCCAAAATGTGTCCACAACCCTTGCAATTTGACCCCAACCAA GACATGCATTTCCTCTATGTACTGGCAGCTGCCAACCTGTATGCACGGATGCATGGGCTGCTTGGTTCACAAAGTCAACCTGCACTCAGGAAACTGCTGAAGCAGCTGCTAGAGTCTGATTCCACGCCCCAGAACCTCTTCTCTGCTGAGCTTG GCCAGGAACAGTTGAAGGAGCTGCAGGAAACCCTGGACGACTGGAGGAAGGGGCCCCCACTGAAGCCTGTGATGTTTGGGAAG GATGATGACAGCGACTTCATCAAAGTACATGTGAACTTTGTGGTAGCAGCAACAGACCTGCGATGTCAGAACTACGGGGTCCGACCAGTTAACCATGATCGG ATCAAGCAAATCATGGGCCGGATTGTCCCAGCCATTGTCACCAGTACAGCAGTTGTAGCAGGCTTGTTGGGCCTGGAGCTGTATAAGGTGGTGAGTGGGCCACGGCCTCGTGGCACCTTTCGTCACAGCTATCTGCATTTGGCTGAAAACTACTTCATACGCTCAGAGCCTTCTGTCCCAGCCATCCAGTCG TTCCATCACCTGGAATGGACCTGTTGGGACTGCCTGAAGGTGTCTGCTGGGCAGCCTGAGAAGACACTGGAATCACTGCTGGCCCATCTCCAG GAAGAATATGGACTGAAGGTGGAGATCCTGCTCTATGACCAGGCCCTGCTCTATTCTTCAGAATGGCCGTATGAGAAGCGGGCCCAGCGCCTGTGCCTCAG GGTGACAGAACTGGTTCAGCAGGTGACCGGCTGGAAGCCCAAGCCTGGGCTGAGGGTTCTGGTGTTGGAGCTGAGCTGTGAAGgcgaggaggacgaggatgaAACGGCCTTCCCGCCTCTGCATTATGAGCTGTGA